A stretch of DNA from Thunnus thynnus chromosome 16, fThuThy2.1, whole genome shotgun sequence:
TCTGTCTTCCAGATTTGGTCTCCCAGACTCTCGTCGCCATGGCGagtccatctgtctgtcccCCTGCAACACGCTGGCTGGAGTGACGGATGACTTTGGTCGAGTCACACTGCTGGACTTGGCCAGGGGCATTGCCATCCGCATGTGGAAaggtgaggaggaagatgagagagATGAACAAGGAATAAAGCTTGATTTATACTTCTGTGTTAAGGGGTCGCATCATACCTACGACACCAATTTGCAAATGAGTAAATAATAAAGAGGTTTTGTACAGGATCTTTGTAAAGGATTGAATAGATAAAGAAAGGAGTGGTGCTAAGGAGGTAGAGCTTTTATTTCCCTCTCATATCTTCTCTTTCTGTTGTGTCTATTCAGATTTATGTGACCTCGGCTCACATGACAATGATCGAATACAGAAATAACTTTgtgttaaaagtgaaacatttaaGTATTCATGAGGTCCAAAAGCACAAAACATTGAACTTAGCATGCTTGGCACGCTgtctattaaaaatgtatagCCTTGGTTCCTTCTTGAAAATCAGTTGTGATGTCAAATCATGCAATCAGCCAAAAAGTTGTTTTGTGCATCTCTGTCATGTAAAGATaactattcatttattaaacttCAGGTTACAGAGATGCCCAGCTGGGTTGGCTGCAGGTTCCAGAGGAGCGGGGGGATCGGGAGCACTCCCCCTCTGTTTCCCTCCCCAGACGGCATGCTCTGTTCCTGGTGATCTATGCCCCTCGCAGGGGAATCCTGGAGGTGTGGGGGATGCAGCAGGGGCCTCGAGTTGGAGCCTTTACTGTGGGGAAACACTGCAGGTATACACAATGCACTCTCATAATCACTCTCATTCACTTTCTCTCACTATTAGAGATGCTTcgcattaaaaacaaaacagaagagtCAGACACTCAAGGACAAACAAACTAGGGAGTAGCTCACAGTGAAGTTTACAATCCTGTCTTCCAGGTTGCTGTATGCCGGCTACCGTCTTATGGGGGTGAACAGTGTGACAAGTCAGGGCTGGAAGCTTCACACCCAGCAGGTGTGTCTGCTGGATCCCATCACAGGAGCACTGAGGACAGTGAACATCCCCTTCCACCTGGCTCTCAGGTTGGCACACAGAGaagaacacacatacattaacCTTAAAGACACTGTAGGTCAGCTGTTTGTCATGCAGGCATTTTTAACACTGTGGTTAGAGTTTTTCTGTAGGACTGCTTGCAGACTTGGGGTGTGGATACATTTTATTCTGAGAATATTTCACAACCCATCTAAGTATTTGTCATTGTATGCAGGAACAGCAGTTCTCTATTGTGTCGAGACTATTTCTCCACCCTACATATTCCATATGTATTCCATAGTCCATATATGTAAGTAACTTAAACAAACTTCCTTTTTCAGCAAAGAAATAGACACTATTTAACTGGATCCATGAAGAACCTCCTACTGTAACACAATGGTGTAGAGACATTTTGGAGTTTTTCCAAGGGAAAGGCTCAGtgccaaaatgaaaagaaatgacagTAGTCATTTTAACTCCGGTATTGGGCTGGCCTCCAGTCCACAAGCTGTTAAAGATGTCCTTTTAATGCCCTTCTACTGCTACCAATCCATCCAAACCTCATCTCACTGTGTCCTCTGTGTTCACCCCCATCAGTGACAAGAAGAGCGAGCGAGCCAAAGACATGCATCTGTTAAAGAGACTGACTGCTATACTAAAGAGCAGAGAGGTGGAGCCTGGTAAGAAATACAAGATGTATAGATAGAAGTATGAGATTTAGAGAGAGTTTGGCTTTTttgttcctctgtgtgtttatttatcttttcttttcagatatTTTGGAGAGCGAAGCCAAAAGCGTGCTGCTAGATATCAAACACCCTGCCATTAAGAAGCAGGTATGATCAGAGATGAATATAAATGCCCGAACTCACTATTAGACAGCAGTGACAGGCAAATTTCTAAGTGTGATCTTTGCTTTTACCTTTAGGCTTTGGAGTCTCTGCTGGCAAACAAGAATGCCCCTGTGTCTTGTCTCACTAACATCACATCCGCCTTATATGACTCTCTGAAGCAACAAGGTATAGTATAGATTCATCTGtgagagacattttttttctgtgatattaAAATCTGGTTAACTGAAGTGTGTTATATGTGTATTTTCAAAAGGACAAAATAATCTGTGTTACAGATTACTGTCATTTTTGCAATGAATTTGTTATTCGTTGTTCAGCCAAATACCTACAATGTAAGGTAAAAGTCATTTAGATGAAAGTTTTTGTGTAGACGTCATGcatatttgatgcttttctctTCATGATGTGCTCTTCATCACAGACCCTGAGGGAGTGGGTTCAGTGTTAGTGCAGCTCTGCTCTTCACAGCTGAAACTGCTGCAGCTCTACACTGACATCCAGAACCTGCACTCTGCTGCAGACACAGAGGACTCCTCCGAAGCTGtgagaagacacacacacacacacacacacacacacacacacacacacacacaaaatccttCTTGCTCACATAAATCTTTGCAACAGAAATAGTGCTTATGTAGACtaggttaaggtttggttaaggTGTTTTTGCTTGGTGGTCACCATAaacaatattattaattatcCCTCATAATTCCACTATAATATCCCCCCCCCAGCTGGACTCTCTTGAGGGCATAGAGGATGAATTGTCCCGCGTGGGCCCCACCTTGCAACGCTATGCCCAGCTCACCTCCAGACCCAGCGTTTCATTTGCCCAAGACTCACCAGACTCACCCCTGCCCGCCAAAGCCTTCCTCTCCCAGATGGAGTACAATGAGGAGGGGCAGTTAAGTGTTATCCGCGGGTCTGAAACTGAGTGGAACAAGCTTGGTAAGGCAACACAAGTTTGACCCACTTATACTAGAATAATAGATATTTGTAAATGTCAGCATGGCACTGTCAAGTATAAAGAAATCTCTTTTGACAGCGACATGTTTGGTGTTTatctcacagcagacatttaacTTAGTAGAACTTGTGTAGAACGCAGTGTGTGCGGGACAATGTTGCCGGTCTGTGATAATGACTGAGGGTTTGCTCTTGTGTGTTCTGTGTAGGGAACTTTCTATTTTGGGGTTGTCTCTCTGGAAAAAGCCCACTACATAAAGTCTGTGACACACTACAGCAGGCTGGCATCAGTCCACAGCAGCTACTGGTAAGGTGGAGGAAAAGACTGATGGAGGGAATGAGTTATGATTGTTATATTGTGTTAGATAACTAGATGAGCATAttaatgaaatgttattattgttactatCCCATAATCCATATcccttctgttgttgttttcatagcaatgtttttttcttgactttaacatttcattttgaatcTTGTCTTCTCTtgcttccctctctttctgtcagtctCTGTTGCTAAGCGTGTGGTTGCAAAGGGAGAAGGAGGTGCTACAGAAACCAGAGGAAAGTGTTAAAAACCTTCACACACTACTCATCACCCTCAGCAACATGAAAGGTGTGTATTCTTGTACAGTGTGTGAAGCTTGGTTCACATGTGTGTCTCTTAAAGGGACAGCAAAGGATACCTCACATCTTGGCTTGgtttcagatacattttattagtGAAAAAGTATGATGGGAAGATAAAATCACTCCTTCTCCTTTCATCAGGTGCAGTTGACGAGTCATGGGACACCCAGTCTATCTCCCCCTGGTGGCAGCAGGTCCGCTGTACATGCATCCAGTCGCAGAATGCTGCCGCCGCTCTGCTGGCTGCCTTTGTTGCTCATCGTGCTGCTAAAGCGAGCATCACCAGCCGGGCTGACAGCAAGGTAGAGAATTctcacgtgcacacacactggtgCACTCATTGGGCAGTGCCATTAAAAAGCACAATAGGGAATTAATGGAGAACAAGAATCGTTTAATACAGGAGGTCAGTTTTGGTGATGTCACAgctggaaaaacaaatatttattccACAAAAATTGTTCAATTTCACCCATAGTCACTTTGTTTCCAGAGCACCACACCCACCTCtactgaaacaggcagttttggGGCCGTTAACATAACTTTCTGGCCGCAGCCCCTCCCTTGACATACCATGGGTGCTTAATGATGCTTCTTCCATCCTCACTCCTCTGTCCCCCAGCCCTTTAAATGCATCTCAGAGGAGAGTAAGAGTGAGGAAGCTCTCAGTGGGGCTTTGAAGGAGGAACTACAGGTGTATCCTATGTTGGCATTTTCACTAgctggtcagctgatctgagggACAGTAAAATGAACAGTCGGACTGTTGTGGAAACAGCtttactgtatgaaaatattaCACGTGTAGAATCTGaatcatgaaaacattttctttttctttccctttccaAGTGCATCTTTGCTCGTTCAGGAagaatatacatttttacagtcagTAAAGTTATTACTAGTTATTATTAGTCCCATAATgtcatcctgagcctgaaaaggaCGTCAGACTTACAGTACCTGTGCTCTTTCACAAACTAATTTGGctataaattgtatttttatcagTAATAATCatgcttttctgtttgtgttatttttgtcagTCACATTGTGTGATGGTCTAATGCCATAATAAATCTATAATCAGTATTGGAGCAGTAGTTATTGGACGGcaggtgtttttctttgtaactaTCACTTTATTATTTCTACAcatgtgatatattttttttaacatgtattGCTAGTTGACTAAACCTGTACTGGGCATATcctcaaccacacactcactGGCTTTGCCACTtgtctatgtgtttgtgtgtgacagttgCAGTCGGAGTGGGAGGCGGTGTCTCTGGAGCTGGAGCAGTGGGTGGTGTGTGTTCGCCAGCTGGAGGACGTGCTGGTGCTGCAGACACTGCTGTTGGTGCCTCCACCCCAGggatcagcagggggcgctgcaGCACAGTGCTCAATCAAAATACTGCTGGAGGGAGGCACAGGTAAGCTGGAGAGAGGAATATCTTACGTTCTTATTAGTTTGTCTGTCttgctttctttatttttttatgtttttttcctttttctgtttttttttctttttgcagtaTTCATGTTCTGGTTGTGGCTACTTCAGACTCATACTCTCATGTTTTAATTGGATTCTTTTCTCATCTATCCTCCAAGGTGGCATTACCGACAATGTTTCCAAGTGGGTTTTCAGGCATAACTTGGCCCCTGAGCGACTGAAGGAAATTCTGcaaaagagagaagacaaagaGGTAGATGACAAACAGGAGCAGAAGGCAGATGAAGAAGGAAAGGATGAGAAGGAGAAAAACCAAGAGGACCCAGACAGAACAGCAGGTCAGGACCTAGAAAGACTTctgacatacatacagtacaagtcaaaagtttggacgcaCTTttccattcccttgaatgagaaagtctgttcaaacttttgacttgaTATTAAAGGACACATTAACTGTCACGTTAGAGAACTTCACACTGTTTCATGAACCTTCTTTATACTTACTTAAACACTGTCCGCTGTTTTTCCAGAGCTGTTGCGGGCAGTGTGCCAGCGGTTCCCACACTCCCTCTCACCCGACTTGCTCTTAGCCCACTGCTGCTGGGAATATGTGGTGCAGTGGAACAAAGACCCAGAGgtgcatatacatacatacatatgcataATGTAGTGCTATCAGCTTAGGTCTTACCTCCATTCGTTTagtgtacagtacattatattATCACTACTTGCTGCAACAAGCCAGTTTCCCAAGAGCTCAGAAACAAGGATGACAAAGAACCAATCACCTTTATTCTTAAATCCAGACTTGCACCTGCTTCTCTTCCTAGGTGGGTCGATACTTGTCCTGGGCTGTGGAACATTTGAAACTGGTCTCCAGTCCACATATCCAACTAGGTGAGAGGTTCACTGACTTGTTTTATACATGCATACTAATAATCGTCATGTGATCACAGCAACCTCTGCAAATAACGCGTGGGTTATTTGTCATCATATTCATGATAGTGTCAACTAAAGTCATTACTTTTGTGTTATTCAGATCATCTACAGGCTGTGTGTTAAAGTGACAGTGATGTGTGTATCATGAGACTTGAACTTTTCTCACAGGTATTTGTACAATGATGTGGAGTACGTTCATTGTCAAGCGTTTCTCAGCAGCAGCCTTCCTCATGGAGAAGGTTAGTcatgcatacagtatacagcAATGTCTGTGCATCTATTATTCTGCTGTTGAGTCTTTCAAAAATGtttacactcttttttttttcaggtggGGAAAGCACCCAAAGATCGCTTATGTCGACGAGTAAGTGATTAATTCTTTTTATATGGATTTTGATAAGATGAATTCCAGtgtaaagtattgcagtaaacgTATGACGTGGCATATTAAGggtgtgtttgttattgtgtgcaGGATGTAGGGATGGGAGACAAAGCCATGACATCATTCCTGGGCTGTTGTGCTCAGCTGCTGCAGATCCTCATGGAGGTGACTGGACTATTGGTTAACACTCAGTGCCCTTTGTATTTTACAAACTACTATGTAAGTAAGGAGATAACACAACAAAGCATGGAGAATGAGCAGCGGCCTGCATCAATCCAATACAAAGCATGGACAGTGAATGAAGCTAGCAGCTTCAACTCGATctatgctttgttttttcttccttttggaTTTGACATGGAGTAAGATACTGTATTATAAACAGCACCATGACGTTTTGCATTTAAATTGCAGCACCTTTGGGCTTGTGTAAGTTTTGAGGCTTTTTATTATGCATTAGGAGATTTATTGgctttatattcatttattctatATATTTAATAAGTCTTATGCCATCTGATAATATTTATAACAAATCTAATTTTAAATGAATCTCATTCAACATATAGTTCATAGTTAGCATGTTGGATATGTTGCTATTAATACAGTTCATGTATTAGTTTCTCAgcagaatttgtttttaaaagtgctcATGCTACTAGCTCCAGCTTCTACTACTTATGTACTGTCACTACTAATTACCACCATTTCACTGCTACCACCACTAGTATTACTACTGTCACTACTAATAAGCCATTTATTTGTGATTTAGGTCTTGATGTCCTGTTTAGTAAACTCTAACTCTTGAACACACTTGATAGGTGTTTGATTTCTCACCCAGCTGGCTAACTTCAGATGTGTGCATGTGGTGTATTTTAACTAAACTGTGAGTTGAGATTAGAATGTGAATCAACCTGCTCTCTCCTCACCATCTCTTCTGTTCCCTCCCAGGCCGACTCAGCGGTGGAGGAGATTCCTCTTCCGGAGCTGTCTGTGGAGGAGGCGTGGTGCGGAGCAGAGGGCCCCGCCTCTATAGCTGAACTGGCCCTGGAGCAGAAAGGTGTCCACTACCCCCTGGTCCAGCACCACTGCCTGTTAGCATCCCTGCTACACGCTGCTATGACCTTCGTCCTGAAGGTCAAACCGCTCAGTCTGTTCGACAGCAAGGTGAGGGGACGGAGTCATAGACACACAAATATCCATAGAGATCATTATAAAAGATTATTGCATTATGCACTGATTCTAGTGTTAGTATGGTGTTTTTGAAGTAGGTACACAATTTGAATTTTATCTTACCctaaattattaaatatgtttatggTTTCCATCACACCTATTATTTGgacttttaaatgttaatttggtttgtcttttttgttgttgtttaaatgGCATACATCTTATGGAAACATCTACTTTATGTCTACAGGCCATTTTTGAATTGATTACTTACTTAAATATTACATACTTGACTCTTTTAGAGCTGCAGTTATTGAATTCATGTGGAAATaaattttgaaaattaaaaacgGCAGTCTTCATCTATTTGTGCATCAACACGTTTTTAATTTTTGTATCTATGTTGTTCCAGGGCAAGAATGCTTTCTTCAGAGATCTGACGACCATTCAGCTGATGCCCAGTGGAGACACAGACCCAGGCCTGGTCTCACTACGACAAGAGGTGAGAAGTGGACTTTGATGTAGAGAAGGAAAtcactgctttttttgtctcaaCACCTCTCATCTTATTCCATCTCCTCATTCTTCATACCCTATTTCTCATCTCTGCTTCCCACATTCCTACTCTGCCTCAGTTCCTCCTGCGGGTGCTGACCGGCTGGGTGCAGGCTATAGATGATCCTTCCAGCACCGCCTCTGGGACCGGGTCCCCCCCATTACCCTCTAATGGCCCCAAGGCTGACTGGTGGCCCTCACTCTGTCTGGAGCTGGGCACGTTGCTGCAGGTCAATCCTGACATCCTGCGACGGCACCTCGTCTGCGAGCTCTACAACCAGGGCCTGGACCTACGAGCTGAGGAGGTCAGTAAAATAACTGAGCGCAGTTCAGAATGTTGCTGTGGCTCAAAGTCGAGAATGGCTCCAGAGcatgacaaaacatttattttgctcTGTGGCACACAGAAGCTAAAATGAAATGACTATATTGAATTTTGAACCTGACTAGTGCTCATTCTGTGTGGTTATGATCCAGGTGATGTTAGAAGTGGAAGACAAGGACGTGCTGGGCTCTCAGCTGCTGGTGCTGACTGGTCAGAGGCTGAGCTACTCACTGCTTCACAGCCAGAGCCAGACGCAGGCTGCCATGGAGCTGCTGGCCCGCCTGCCCCCCACCCTCTGCACATGGCTCAAGGCTATGGTGAGAAATGTCTCAATAGCTATTAGATGGATttatgttcccctcaggatgaattgtgatAGCTGTGTTGACACTCTCACTTTtccatctagcgccatcatcaggtctgTATATGAACTTggccaatactttggtttatgaccagaTTTTCCCATCACCTTCAgttatactttgtgtttggtgttaataagcaaatgttatgatgctaacatgctaaactaagatggtgaacatagtaaacattatacctgctaaacatcagcatgttagcatgctgacagtAGCATTTAGTTCACAgcagtctcacagagctgctggtgttGAACTCTTGGTTTTGTTGAGTAATAAACCAGACAGGAAGAGGATACAAATGTCCCTTTAAGGGAAGTGCTAACCAGTTTTCTTTCTAT
This window harbors:
- the rab3gap2 gene encoding rab3 GTPase-activating protein non-catalytic subunit isoform X2, yielding MSCSLLEFCRLQELKTVRDYLFQSQKTKPVEEKNQAENELSWDTSDWEAAWDSGDGKEEEATSATTVEEETTGQSEPWLQDCIVSLSPCSDLLVVAREQKAVFLSAKWRTDDSGREEMTLAVSWTGSLSSDEGECVSSAICIPLASQKRSSTGRPDWTCVVVGFTSGYVRFYTENGVLLLAQLLHEDPVLRLKCRTYEIPRHPGVTEQHEELSILYPAALVTIDGFSLFQSLRACRNQVARAAAAGSDVIQPPPLAYKKWGLQDMDTIVDHSSVGIMTLSVFDQMKNASILGGFNASVKGSPPAMSQYITVGGGPYTGFYYAVEGSSQPLLSHVAMAVASKLTSALFSAASGWLGWNKNKNEEEAVQKQKPKVEAATPLGVRFGLPDSRRHGESICLSPCNTLAGVTDDFGRVTLLDLARGIAIRMWKGYRDAQLGWLQVPEERGDREHSPSVSLPRRHALFLVIYAPRRGILEVWGMQQGPRVGAFTVGKHCRLLYAGYRLMGVNSVTSQGWKLHTQQVCLLDPITGALRTVNIPFHLALSDKKSERAKDMHLLKRLTAILKSREVEPDILESEAKSVLLDIKHPAIKKQALESLLANKNAPVSCLTNITSALYDSLKQQDPEGVGSVLVQLCSSQLKLLQLYTDIQNLHSAADTEDSSEALDSLEGIEDELSRVGPTLQRYAQLTSRPSVSFAQDSPDSPLPAKAFLSQMEYNEEGQLSVIRGSETEWNKLGNFLFWGCLSGKSPLHKVCDTLQQAGISPQQLLSLLLSVWLQREKEVLQKPEESVKNLHTLLITLSNMKGAVDESWDTQSISPWWQQVRCTCIQSQNAAAALLAAFVAHRAAKASITSRADSKLQSEWEAVSLELEQWVVCVRQLEDVLVLQTLLLVPPPQGSAGGAAAQCSIKILLEGGTGGITDNVSKWVFRHNLAPERLKEILQKREDKEVDDKQEQKADEEGKDEKEKNQEDPDRTAELLRAVCQRFPHSLSPDLLLAHCCWEYVVQWNKDPEVGRYLSWAVEHLKLVSSPHIQLGICTMMWSTFIVKRFSAAAFLMEKVGKAPKDRLCRRDVGMGDKAMTSFLGCCAQLLQILMEVTGLLVNTQCPLYFTNYYADSAVEEIPLPELSVEEAWCGAEGPASIAELALEQKGVHYPLVQHHCLLASLLHAAMTFVLKVKPLSLFDSKGKNAFFRDLTTIQLMPSGDTDPGLVSLRQEFLLRVLTGWVQAIDDPSSTASGTGSPPLPSNGPKADWWPSLCLELGTLLQVNPDILRRHLVCELYNQGLDLRAEEVMLEVEDKDVLGSQLLVLTGQRLSYSLLHSQSQTQAAMELLARLPPTLCTWLKAMDPSELRCPLVPLPQTSRLVGRLIEMLPENHAQYSLALHLLEAVEALTTED
- the rab3gap2 gene encoding rab3 GTPase-activating protein non-catalytic subunit isoform X3, whose translation is MSCSLLEFCRLQELKTVRDYLFQSQKTKPVEEKNQAAENELSWDTSDWEAAWDSGDGKEEEATSATTVEEETTGQSEPWLQDCIVSLSPCSDLLVVAREQKAVFLSAKWRTDDSGREEMTLAVSWTGSLSSDEGECVSSAICIPLASQKRSSTGRPDWTCVVVGFTSGYVRFYTENGVLLLAQLLHEDPVLRLKCRTYEIPRHPGVTEQHEELSILYPAALVTIDGFSLFQSLRACRNQVARAAAAGSDVIQPPPLAYKKWGLQDMDTIVDHSSVGIMTLSVFDQMKNASILGGFNASVKGSPPAMSQYITVGGGPYTGFYYAVEGSSQPLLSHVAMAVASKLTSALFSAASGWLGWNKNKNEEEAVQKQKPKVEAATPLGVRFGLPDSRRHGESICLSPCNTLAGVTDDFGRVTLLDLARGIAIRMWKGYRDAQLGWLQVPEERGDREHSPSVSLPRRHALFLVIYAPRRGILEVWGMQQGPRVGAFTVGKHCRLLYAGYRLMGVNSVTSQGWKLHTQQVCLLDPITGALRTVNIPFHLALSDKKSERAKDMHLLKRLTAILKSREVEPDILESEAKSVLLDIKHPAIKKQALESLLANKNAPVSCLTNITSALYDSLKQQDPEGVGSVLVQLCSSQLKLLQLYTDIQNLHSAADTEDSSEALDSLEGIEDELSRVGPTLQRYAQLTSRPSVSFAQDSPDSPLPAKAFLSQMEYNEEGQLSVIRGSETEWNKLGNFLFWGCLSGKSPLHKVCDTLQQAGISPQQLLSLLLSVWLQREKEVLQKPEESVKNLHTLLITLSNMKGAVDESWDTQSISPWWQQVRCTCIQSQNAAAALLAAFVAHRAAKASITSRADSKLQSEWEAVSLELEQWVVCVRQLEDVLVLQTLLLVPPPQGSAGGAAAQCSIKILLEGGTGGITDNVSKWVFRHNLAPERLKEILQKREDKEVDDKQEQKADEEGKDEKEKNQEDPDRTAELLRAVCQRFPHSLSPDLLLAHCCWEYVVQWNKDPEVGRYLSWAVEHLKLVSSPHIQLGICTMMWSTFIVKRFSAAAFLMEKVGKAPKDRLCRRDVGMGDKAMTSFLGCCAQLLQILMEADSAVEEIPLPELSVEEAWCGAEGPASIAELALEQKGVHYPLVQHHCLLASLLHAAMTFVLKVKPLSLFDSKGKNAFFRDLTTIQLMPSGDTDPGLVSLRQEFLLRVLTGWVQAIDDPSSTASGTGSPPLPSNGPKADWWPSLCLELGTLLQVNPDILRRHLVCELYNQGLDLRAEEVMLEVEDKDVLGSQLLVLTGQRLSYSLLHSQSQTQAAMELLARLPPTLCTWLKAMDPSELRCPLVPLPQTSRLVGRLIEMLPENHAQYSLALHLLEAVEALTTED
- the rab3gap2 gene encoding rab3 GTPase-activating protein non-catalytic subunit isoform X1, encoding MSCSLLEFCRLQELKTVRDYLFQSQKTKPVEEKNQAAENELSWDTSDWEAAWDSGDGKEEEATSATTVEEETTGQSEPWLQDCIVSLSPCSDLLVVAREQKAVFLSAKWRTDDSGREEMTLAVSWTGSLSSDEGECVSSAICIPLASQKRSSTGRPDWTCVVVGFTSGYVRFYTENGVLLLAQLLHEDPVLRLKCRTYEIPRHPGVTEQHEELSILYPAALVTIDGFSLFQSLRACRNQVARAAAAGSDVIQPPPLAYKKWGLQDMDTIVDHSSVGIMTLSVFDQMKNASILGGFNASVKGSPPAMSQYITVGGGPYTGFYYAVEGSSQPLLSHVAMAVASKLTSALFSAASGWLGWNKNKNEEEAVQKQKPKVEAATPLGVRFGLPDSRRHGESICLSPCNTLAGVTDDFGRVTLLDLARGIAIRMWKGYRDAQLGWLQVPEERGDREHSPSVSLPRRHALFLVIYAPRRGILEVWGMQQGPRVGAFTVGKHCRLLYAGYRLMGVNSVTSQGWKLHTQQVCLLDPITGALRTVNIPFHLALSDKKSERAKDMHLLKRLTAILKSREVEPDILESEAKSVLLDIKHPAIKKQALESLLANKNAPVSCLTNITSALYDSLKQQDPEGVGSVLVQLCSSQLKLLQLYTDIQNLHSAADTEDSSEALDSLEGIEDELSRVGPTLQRYAQLTSRPSVSFAQDSPDSPLPAKAFLSQMEYNEEGQLSVIRGSETEWNKLGNFLFWGCLSGKSPLHKVCDTLQQAGISPQQLLSLLLSVWLQREKEVLQKPEESVKNLHTLLITLSNMKGAVDESWDTQSISPWWQQVRCTCIQSQNAAAALLAAFVAHRAAKASITSRADSKLQSEWEAVSLELEQWVVCVRQLEDVLVLQTLLLVPPPQGSAGGAAAQCSIKILLEGGTGGITDNVSKWVFRHNLAPERLKEILQKREDKEVDDKQEQKADEEGKDEKEKNQEDPDRTAELLRAVCQRFPHSLSPDLLLAHCCWEYVVQWNKDPEVGRYLSWAVEHLKLVSSPHIQLGICTMMWSTFIVKRFSAAAFLMEKVGKAPKDRLCRRDVGMGDKAMTSFLGCCAQLLQILMEVTGLLVNTQCPLYFTNYYADSAVEEIPLPELSVEEAWCGAEGPASIAELALEQKGVHYPLVQHHCLLASLLHAAMTFVLKVKPLSLFDSKGKNAFFRDLTTIQLMPSGDTDPGLVSLRQEFLLRVLTGWVQAIDDPSSTASGTGSPPLPSNGPKADWWPSLCLELGTLLQVNPDILRRHLVCELYNQGLDLRAEEVMLEVEDKDVLGSQLLVLTGQRLSYSLLHSQSQTQAAMELLARLPPTLCTWLKAMDPSELRCPLVPLPQTSRLVGRLIEMLPENHAQYSLALHLLEAVEALTTED
- the rab3gap2 gene encoding rab3 GTPase-activating protein non-catalytic subunit isoform X4, with translation MSCSLLEFCRLQELKTVRDYLFQSQKTKPVEEKNQAENELSWDTSDWEAAWDSGDGKEEEATSATTVEEETTGQSEPWLQDCIVSLSPCSDLLVVAREQKAVFLSAKWRTDDSGREEMTLAVSWTGSLSSDEGECVSSAICIPLASQKRSSTGRPDWTCVVVGFTSGYVRFYTENGVLLLAQLLHEDPVLRLKCRTYEIPRHPGVTEQHEELSILYPAALVTIDGFSLFQSLRACRNQVARAAAAGSDVIQPPPLAYKKWGLQDMDTIVDHSSVGIMTLSVFDQMKNASILGGFNASVKGSPPAMSQYITVGGGPYTGFYYAVEGSSQPLLSHVAMAVASKLTSALFSAASGWLGWNKNKNEEEAVQKQKPKVEAATPLGVRFGLPDSRRHGESICLSPCNTLAGVTDDFGRVTLLDLARGIAIRMWKGYRDAQLGWLQVPEERGDREHSPSVSLPRRHALFLVIYAPRRGILEVWGMQQGPRVGAFTVGKHCRLLYAGYRLMGVNSVTSQGWKLHTQQVCLLDPITGALRTVNIPFHLALSDKKSERAKDMHLLKRLTAILKSREVEPDILESEAKSVLLDIKHPAIKKQALESLLANKNAPVSCLTNITSALYDSLKQQDPEGVGSVLVQLCSSQLKLLQLYTDIQNLHSAADTEDSSEALDSLEGIEDELSRVGPTLQRYAQLTSRPSVSFAQDSPDSPLPAKAFLSQMEYNEEGQLSVIRGSETEWNKLGNFLFWGCLSGKSPLHKVCDTLQQAGISPQQLLSLLLSVWLQREKEVLQKPEESVKNLHTLLITLSNMKGAVDESWDTQSISPWWQQVRCTCIQSQNAAAALLAAFVAHRAAKASITSRADSKLQSEWEAVSLELEQWVVCVRQLEDVLVLQTLLLVPPPQGSAGGAAAQCSIKILLEGGTGGITDNVSKWVFRHNLAPERLKEILQKREDKEVDDKQEQKADEEGKDEKEKNQEDPDRTAELLRAVCQRFPHSLSPDLLLAHCCWEYVVQWNKDPEVGRYLSWAVEHLKLVSSPHIQLGICTMMWSTFIVKRFSAAAFLMEKVGKAPKDRLCRRDVGMGDKAMTSFLGCCAQLLQILMEADSAVEEIPLPELSVEEAWCGAEGPASIAELALEQKGVHYPLVQHHCLLASLLHAAMTFVLKVKPLSLFDSKGKNAFFRDLTTIQLMPSGDTDPGLVSLRQEFLLRVLTGWVQAIDDPSSTASGTGSPPLPSNGPKADWWPSLCLELGTLLQVNPDILRRHLVCELYNQGLDLRAEEVMLEVEDKDVLGSQLLVLTGQRLSYSLLHSQSQTQAAMELLARLPPTLCTWLKAMDPSELRCPLVPLPQTSRLVGRLIEMLPENHAQYSLALHLLEAVEALTTED